One genomic region from Rosa rugosa chromosome 1, drRosRugo1.1, whole genome shotgun sequence encodes:
- the LOC133740114 gene encoding GATA transcription factor 9-like, translating into MELPEFYVGGYFDGQLSPEKRQLADQKPASGEQFTIDDLLDFSNEDALVTDGFFDSTVAGNSTDSSTVTAVDSCNSSVSGGEPQFSGNRSFSDSQFSGDLCVPYDDLAELEWLSNFVEDSFSVDKDLQALQILSTTTAKPQTPETSSSSAETPQNPPLFHHETPLPGKARSKRSRAAPGDWTTRLLHLITPNNSSTSSEPKPAPKTTTSSQKKREGGSSNSGSDSSGRKCLHCASEKTPQWRTGPMGPKTLCNACGVRYKSGRLVPEYRPAASPTFVSARHSNSHRKVLELRRQKEFQRSHQHQFLSPSSIFGVSNGGGDEFLIHHHHRGANDFRQMM; encoded by the exons ATGGAACTGCCGGAGTTTTACGTCGGCGGATACTTCGACGGCCAGCTATCCCCCGAGAAGAGGCAGCTGGCGGACCAGAAGCCGGCCAGCGGCGAGCAATTCACCATCGACGACCTCCTCGACTTCTCCAACGAGGACGCTCTCGTCACCGACGGCTTCTTCGACAGCACCGTCGCCGGTAACTCCACTGACTCCTCCACCGTCACCGCCGTCGACAGCTGTAACTCCTCCGTCTCCGGCGGTGAGCCTCAATTCTCCGGTAACCGGAgcttcagcgactctcagttCTCCGGCGACCTCTGCGTTCCG TACGACGACTTGGCTGAGCTGGAATGGCTATCGAACTTTGTGGAAGACTCGTTCTCAGTAGACAAAGACCTCCAAGCCCTTCAAATCCTCTCCACAACCACCGCGAAACCCCAAACCCCCGAAacgtcctcctcctccgccgaaACGCCGCAAAACCCGCCGCTCTTCCACCACGAGACGCCTCTCCCCGGCAAGGCCCGAAGCAAGCGCTCACGCGCTGCCCCCGGCGACTGGACCACGCGCCTCCTCCACCTCATCACCCCCAACAACAGCAGTACCAGCAGCGAGCCCAAGCCGGCGCCCAAAACGACGACGTCGTcgcagaagaagagagaaggcgGCAGCTCCAACTCGGGTTCGGACTCTTCGGGCCGGAAATGCCTCCACTGCGCCTCGGAGAAGACGCCCCAGTGGCGGACCGGGCCCATGGGCCCAAAGACGCTGTGTAACGCCTGTGGGGTCCGCTACAAGTCGGGTCGGCTGGTGCCCGAGTACCGACCCGCGGCGAGCCCGACATTTGTGTCGGCCCGGCATTCGAATTCGCACCGGAAGGTTCTGGAGCTGCGGCGGCAGAAGGAGTTTCAGAGGTCACATCAGCATCAGTTCCTGAGCCCGAGTTCCATTTTTGGCGTATCCAACGGTGGTGGGGATGAGTTCTtgatccaccaccaccaccgaggTGCGAACGATTTTCGACAGATGATGTAG
- the LOC133725279 gene encoding protein transport protein SEC13 homolog A isoform X1, translating to MPAQKVETGHQDTVHDVVMDYYGKRLATASSDNTIKIVGVSNSASQHLATLTGHQGPVWQVAWAHPKFGSLLASCSYDGRVILWKEGNQNEWTQAHVFDDHKSSVNSIAWAPHELGLCLACGSSDGNISVFTAKADSGWETTKIDQAHPVGVTSVSWAPSTAPGALVGSGLLDTVQKLCSGGCDNTVKVWKLTNGVWKMDCFPALQMHVDWVRDVAWAPNLGLPKSTIASASQDGKVIIWTVAKDGDQWEGKVLHDFKAPVWRVSWSLTGNILAVADGNNSVTLWKEEVDGEWQQIPNAEYGLQEQPRAHIMY from the exons ATGCCTGCGCAGAAGGTTGAGACTGGTCACCAGGACACTGTCCACGATGTCGTCATGGATTACTATGGCAAGCGCCTAGCCACAGCTTCGTCGGACAACACCATTAAGATAGTGGGAGTGAGCAACTCGGCCTCGCAACATCTTGCGACTTTGACTGGTCACCAGGGACCTGTTTGGCAGGTTGCTTGGGCTCACCCGAAATTCGGGTCTTTACTTGCTTCTTGTTCTTATGATGGGCGTGTCATTCTGTGGAAGGAAGGCAATCAGAACGAGTGGACACAAGCCCATGTTTTTGATGACCACAAATCGTCTGTCAACTCAATTGCTTGGGCTCCTCATGAACTCGGTCTCTGTTTGGCTTGTGGTTCTTCCGATGGGAATATCTCGGTTTTCACTGCTAAAGCAGACAGTGGTTGGGAGACCACAAAGATCGACCAAGCTCACCCAGTTGGTGTAACCTCTGTTTCCTGGGCTCCCTCAACAGCTCCTGGTGCTCTTGTTGGCTCTGGTCTGCTTGACACTGTTCAGAAGCTGTGTTCTGGTGGTTGTGATAACACTGTAAAGGTCTGGAAGCTTACTAATGGCGTTTGGAAAATGGACTGTTTTCCAGCTCTTCAAATGCACGTTGATTGGGTTAGGGATGTTGCTTGGGCACCTAACTTGGGACTACCAAAATCTACTATTGCCAGTGCATCACAGGATGGGAAAGTTATTATCTGGACTGTGGCCAAGGATGGGGATCAATGGGAAGGTAAGGTGCTGCATGATTTCAAGGCACCTGTTTGGAGGGTCTCATGGTCACTTACCGGGAACATATTGGCCGTGGCTGATGGGAACAACAGCGTGACATTGTGGAAGGAAGAAGTTGATGGGGAGTGGCAACAG ATACCTAATGCGGAATATGGACTTCAAGAACAGCCGAGAGCTCATATAATGTATTAG
- the LOC133725279 gene encoding protein transport protein SEC13 homolog A isoform X2, which yields MPAQKVETGHQDTVHDVVMDYYGKRLATASSDNTIKIVGVSNSASQHLATLTGHQGPVWQVAWAHPKFGSLLASCSYDGRVILWKEGNQNEWTQAHVFDDHKSSVNSIAWAPHELGLCLACGSSDGNISVFTAKADSGWETTKIDQAHPVGVTSVSWAPSTAPGALVGSGLLDTVQKLCSGGCDNTVKVWKLTNGVWKMDCFPALQMHVDWVRDVAWAPNLGLPKSTIASASQDGKVIIWTVAKDGDQWEGKVLHDFKAPVWRVSWSLTGNILAVADGNNSVTLWKEEVDGEWQQVTTVEP from the coding sequence ATGCCTGCGCAGAAGGTTGAGACTGGTCACCAGGACACTGTCCACGATGTCGTCATGGATTACTATGGCAAGCGCCTAGCCACAGCTTCGTCGGACAACACCATTAAGATAGTGGGAGTGAGCAACTCGGCCTCGCAACATCTTGCGACTTTGACTGGTCACCAGGGACCTGTTTGGCAGGTTGCTTGGGCTCACCCGAAATTCGGGTCTTTACTTGCTTCTTGTTCTTATGATGGGCGTGTCATTCTGTGGAAGGAAGGCAATCAGAACGAGTGGACACAAGCCCATGTTTTTGATGACCACAAATCGTCTGTCAACTCAATTGCTTGGGCTCCTCATGAACTCGGTCTCTGTTTGGCTTGTGGTTCTTCCGATGGGAATATCTCGGTTTTCACTGCTAAAGCAGACAGTGGTTGGGAGACCACAAAGATCGACCAAGCTCACCCAGTTGGTGTAACCTCTGTTTCCTGGGCTCCCTCAACAGCTCCTGGTGCTCTTGTTGGCTCTGGTCTGCTTGACACTGTTCAGAAGCTGTGTTCTGGTGGTTGTGATAACACTGTAAAGGTCTGGAAGCTTACTAATGGCGTTTGGAAAATGGACTGTTTTCCAGCTCTTCAAATGCACGTTGATTGGGTTAGGGATGTTGCTTGGGCACCTAACTTGGGACTACCAAAATCTACTATTGCCAGTGCATCACAGGATGGGAAAGTTATTATCTGGACTGTGGCCAAGGATGGGGATCAATGGGAAGGTAAGGTGCTGCATGATTTCAAGGCACCTGTTTGGAGGGTCTCATGGTCACTTACCGGGAACATATTGGCCGTGGCTGATGGGAACAACAGCGTGACATTGTGGAAGGAAGAAGTTGATGGGGAGTGGCAACAGGTGACCACAGTTGAGCcataa